One Dioscorea cayenensis subsp. rotundata cultivar TDr96_F1 unplaced genomic scaffold, TDr96_F1_v2_PseudoChromosome.rev07_lg8_w22 25.fasta BLBR01000375.1, whole genome shotgun sequence DNA segment encodes these proteins:
- the LOC120254193 gene encoding subtilisin-like protease SBT3 isoform X2 → MVSPADVLLFHAWLFIILLVQAMAAERSTYIVHMNVSGMPKAFSDHHQWYSAIIRSLSKSTKVSPNLLYSYENVMHGFSAVLSGEELQALKQLQSFLFVHQDKEVTVDTTHTYEFLSLNLNSGLWPESNFGENVIIGMIDSGVRPESGSFVDNGMPQVPKRWKGKCEDGEDFNSSMCNRKLIGARYFNKGVIAANPGVNITMNSARDTMGHGTHTSSTAAGNYASADFFGYAPGVARGIAPRASLAMYKVLWEEGRYASDVLAGMDQAIADGVDVISISMGYDGVELYEDPIAIASFAAMEKGIIVSSSAGNYGPDLSSLHNGIPWVLTVAAGTVDRKFSGTMELGNGQSIIGTTMYPENALIVDVQLVYNKTISACNSSSLLSSAAEGSIVICDNTVEAWEQVHYVTESTAGGAVLITNDTESVYHFRCPAILVTPKAGKTLIKYAKKQPQRYYYNEVQANIIGHKPAPAVASYSSRGPSPNYPGVLKPDILAPGNNILAAWSPVSPSAAIGNALIASEYNIISGTSMACPHASGVAALLKAAHPSWSPAAIRSAMMTSASVLDNTHKPIRDIGTNFGYASPLALGAGHVDPNKALDPGLVYDASPQDYVNMLCASNYTHKQMSMITRSSTAFHCSKPSTDLNYPSFIAIFNNSMHYSRTFGRTVTNVGDGPVIYKVTVMAPVGISVVVQPELLVFKEKYEKQSYKVYLKARSKGKEAAYGSLVWVDDKGKYTVRSPLVVLF, encoded by the exons ATGGTTTCTCCAGCTGATGTCTTGCTCTTTCATGCATGGCTTTTCATCATTCTCTTAGTTCAAGCAATGGCAGCTGAACGTTCCACTTATATAGTCCACATGAACGTATCAGGGATGCCGAAGGCATTCTCCGATCATCATCAGTGGTACTCTGCCATTATCCGGTCACTGAGCAAAAGTACCAAAGTTTCACCAAACTTACTGTACTCTTATGAGAACGTGATGCATGGATTCAGCGCTGTGCTCTCCGGCGAGGAACTGCAAGCATTGAAGCAACTGCAGAGCTTCTTGTTTGTGCATCAAGATAAAGAAGTCACAGTGGACACCACCCACACTTATGAGTTCCTCTCACTCAACTTGAATTCCGGTCTCTGGCCGGAGTCCAACTTTGGTGAAAATGTTATCATTGGGATGATTGACAGCGGAGTCAGGCCGGAGAGTGGAAGTTTCGTGGACAATGGGATGCCTCAAGTGCCAAAAAGATGGAAGGGAAAATGCGAGGATGGAGAAGACTTCAACTCGTCCATGTGCAACCGTAAGCTCATCGGAGCTCGTTACTTCAACAAGGGAGTAATCGCCGCCAACCCGGGCGTAAACATCACGATGAACTCGGCTAGAGACACGATGGGCCACGGCACTCACACCTCATCCACTGCCGCCGGAAACTATGCTTCTGCAGATTTCTTTGGCTATGCTCCCGGCGTTGCCAGAGGCATTGCGCCGAGAGCG AGCTTGGCCATGTACAAGGTGCTATGGGAGGAGGGGCGTTACGCTTCCGATGTTCTTGCCGGCATGGACCAAGCCATTGCTGATGGCGTCGATGTTATCTCTATATCAATGGGTTATGATGGTGTTGAGTTGTATGAAGATCCAATAGCCATAGCTTCCTTTGCAGCAATGGAAAAAGGAATCATTGTTTCCTCTTCAGCTGGGAACTATGGGCCGGACCTTTCAAGCCTACATAATGGAATCCCTTGGGTGTTGACAGTGGCAGCCGGCACGGTCGACCGGAAGTTCTCAGGGACGATGGAACTAGGTAACGGTCAGAGCATCATCGGCACCACTATGTATCCGGAGAACGCATTGATCGTGGACGTTCAACTTGTCTACAATAAAACAATCTCAGCATGCAACTCGTCCTCGTTGTTATCTTCTGCAGCTGAAGGGTCAATTGTTATTTGTGATAACACAGTAGAAGCATGGGAACAGGTTCATTATGTGACTGAATCCACGGCAGGAGGTGCTGTGCTTATAACCAATGACACTGAAAGCGTTTACCACTTCCGATGTCCAGCCATCCTGGTCACCCCTAAAGCAGGTAAGACGTTGATAAAGTATGCTAAAAAGCAACCCCAACGCTACTATTACAATGAAGTTCAGGCAAACATTATTGGGCATAAACCAGCTCCAGCAGTGGCATCATATTCATCAAGAGGGCCATCACCGAATTACCCGGGAGTGCTGAAGCCTGACATACTAGCTCCAGGGAATAACATCCTTGCAGCTTGGTCACCTGTTTCTCCATCTGCTGCAATTGGCAACGCTCTTATAGCTAGTGAGTACAACATCATCTCCGGAACATCAATGGCATGTCCGCACGCATCCGGTGTTGCCGCACTGTTGAAGGCTGCGCACCCGAGTTGGAGCCCAGCTGCTATTCGTTCAGCCATGATGACATCTGCCAGCGTGCTAGATAACACACACAAACCGATCAGAGATATTGGGACCAACTTTGGTTATGCCAGCCCTCTTGCCCTTGGAGCAGGACATGTGGACCCAAACAAGGCTTTGGACCCAGGGCTTGTTTATGATGCTAGCCCACAGGACTACGTGAACATGTTATGTGCTTCCAATTACACTCACAAACAGATGTCAATGATCACGAGGTCGTCCACTGCGTTTCACTGCTCTAAACCTTCTACTGATCTTAATTATCCTTCATTCATTGCCATATTCAATAATTCTATGCATTACTCTCGTACGTTTGGGAGAACAGTGACCAATGTCGGTGATGGGCCGGTGATTTACAAAGTGACTGTGATGGCCCCGGTTGGGATTTCGGTTGTTGTTCAACCAGAATTGCTTGTTTTCAAGGAGAAGTATGAGAAACAGAGTTACAAGGTTTATTTGAAGGCAAGGTCAAAGGGGAAAGAGGCTGCTTATGGATCTCTTGTTTGGGTTGATGATAAGGGAAAGTACACTGTGAGGAGCCCTCTGGTGGTATTGTTTtag
- the LOC120254193 gene encoding subtilisin-like protease SBT3 isoform X1: MVSPADVLLFHAWLFIILLVQAMAAERSTYIVHMNVSGMPKAFSDHHQWYSAIIRSLSKSTKVSPNLLYSYENVMHGFSAVLSGEELQALKQLQSFLFVHQDKEVTVDTTHTYEFLSLNLNSGLWPESNFGENVIIGMIDSGVRPESGSFVDNGMPQVPKRWKGKCEDGEDFNSSMCNRKLIGARYFNKGVIAANPGVNITMNSARDTMGHGTHTSSTAAGNYASADFFGYAPGVARGIAPRASLAMYKVLWEEGRYASDVLAGMDQAIADGVDVISISMGYDGVELYEDPIAIASFAAMEKGIIVSSSAGNYGPDLSSLHNGIPWVLTVAAGTVDRKFSGTMELGNGQSIIGTTMYPENALIVDVQLVYNKTISACNSSSLLSSAAEGSIVICDNTVEAWEQVHYVTESTAGGAVLITNDTESVYHFRCPAILVTPKAGKTLIKYAKKQPQRYYYNEVQANIIGHKPAPAVASYSSRGPSPNYPGVLKPDILAPGNNILAAWSPVSPSAAIGNALIASEYNIISGTSMACPHASGVAALLKAAHPSWSPAAIRSAMMTSASVLDNTHKPIRDIGTNFGYASPLALGAGHVDPNKALDPGLVYDASPQDYVNMLCASNYTHKQMSMITRSSTAFHCSKPSTDLNYPSFIAIFNNSMHYSRTFGRTVTNVGDGPVIYKVTVMAPVGISVVVQPELLVFKEKYEKQSYKVYLKARSKGKEAAYGSLVWVDDKGKYTVRSPLVVLF, translated from the exons ATGGTTTCTCCAGCTGATGTCTTGCTCTTTCATGCATGGCTTTTCATCATTCTCTTAGTTCAAGCAATGGCAGCTGAACGTTCCACTTATATAGTCCACATGAACGTATCAGGGATGCCGAAGGCATTCTCCGATCATCATCAGTGGTACTCTGCCATTATCCGGTCACTGAGCAAAAGTACCAAAGTTTCACCAAACTTACTGTACTCTTATGAGAACGTGATGCATGGATTCAGCGCTGTGCTCTCCGGCGAGGAACTGCAAGCATTGAAGCAACTGCAGAGCTTCTTGTTTGTGCATCAAGATAAAGAAGTCACAGTGGACACCACCCACACTTATGAGTTCCTCTCACTCAACTTGAATTCCGGTCTCTGGCCGGAGTCCAACTTTGGTGAAAATGTTATCATTGGGATGATTGACAGCGGAGTCAGGCCGGAGAGTGGAAGTTTCGTGGACAATGGGATGCCTCAAGTGCCAAAAAGATGGAAGGGAAAATGCGAGGATGGAGAAGACTTCAACTCGTCCATGTGCAACCGTAAGCTCATCGGAGCTCGTTACTTCAACAAGGGAGTAATCGCCGCCAACCCGGGCGTAAACATCACGATGAACTCGGCTAGAGACACGATGGGCCACGGCACTCACACCTCATCCACTGCCGCCGGAAACTATGCTTCTGCAGATTTCTTTGGCTATGCTCCCGGCGTTGCCAGAGGCATTGCGCCGAGAGCGAGCTT GGCCATGTACAAGGTGCTATGGGAGGAGGGGCGTTACGCTTCCGATGTTCTTGCCGGCATGGACCAAGCCATTGCTGATGGCGTCGATGTTATCTCTATATCAATGGGTTATGATGGTGTTGAGTTGTATGAAGATCCAATAGCCATAGCTTCCTTTGCAGCAATGGAAAAAGGAATCATTGTTTCCTCTTCAGCTGGGAACTATGGGCCGGACCTTTCAAGCCTACATAATGGAATCCCTTGGGTGTTGACAGTGGCAGCCGGCACGGTCGACCGGAAGTTCTCAGGGACGATGGAACTAGGTAACGGTCAGAGCATCATCGGCACCACTATGTATCCGGAGAACGCATTGATCGTGGACGTTCAACTTGTCTACAATAAAACAATCTCAGCATGCAACTCGTCCTCGTTGTTATCTTCTGCAGCTGAAGGGTCAATTGTTATTTGTGATAACACAGTAGAAGCATGGGAACAGGTTCATTATGTGACTGAATCCACGGCAGGAGGTGCTGTGCTTATAACCAATGACACTGAAAGCGTTTACCACTTCCGATGTCCAGCCATCCTGGTCACCCCTAAAGCAGGTAAGACGTTGATAAAGTATGCTAAAAAGCAACCCCAACGCTACTATTACAATGAAGTTCAGGCAAACATTATTGGGCATAAACCAGCTCCAGCAGTGGCATCATATTCATCAAGAGGGCCATCACCGAATTACCCGGGAGTGCTGAAGCCTGACATACTAGCTCCAGGGAATAACATCCTTGCAGCTTGGTCACCTGTTTCTCCATCTGCTGCAATTGGCAACGCTCTTATAGCTAGTGAGTACAACATCATCTCCGGAACATCAATGGCATGTCCGCACGCATCCGGTGTTGCCGCACTGTTGAAGGCTGCGCACCCGAGTTGGAGCCCAGCTGCTATTCGTTCAGCCATGATGACATCTGCCAGCGTGCTAGATAACACACACAAACCGATCAGAGATATTGGGACCAACTTTGGTTATGCCAGCCCTCTTGCCCTTGGAGCAGGACATGTGGACCCAAACAAGGCTTTGGACCCAGGGCTTGTTTATGATGCTAGCCCACAGGACTACGTGAACATGTTATGTGCTTCCAATTACACTCACAAACAGATGTCAATGATCACGAGGTCGTCCACTGCGTTTCACTGCTCTAAACCTTCTACTGATCTTAATTATCCTTCATTCATTGCCATATTCAATAATTCTATGCATTACTCTCGTACGTTTGGGAGAACAGTGACCAATGTCGGTGATGGGCCGGTGATTTACAAAGTGACTGTGATGGCCCCGGTTGGGATTTCGGTTGTTGTTCAACCAGAATTGCTTGTTTTCAAGGAGAAGTATGAGAAACAGAGTTACAAGGTTTATTTGAAGGCAAGGTCAAAGGGGAAAGAGGCTGCTTATGGATCTCTTGTTTGGGTTGATGATAAGGGAAAGTACACTGTGAGGAGCCCTCTGGTGGTATTGTTTtag